One genomic segment of Diceros bicornis minor isolate mBicDic1 chromosome 25, mDicBic1.mat.cur, whole genome shotgun sequence includes these proteins:
- the KLHDC7B gene encoding kelch domain-containing protein 7B encodes MVQGALQPDGPGWGWDADGDDDWNGAVLTLLALAVVAATALALHWFGSGHDQEAAGPASIAPGAQPSQAGGARPALPPKTKVSDGVEGPSSGQGKPDPPGRGQGSPAAAGAQDQEPPGGGGLAATAAPPLKTPGEAASGGALGQQHGNATPEATRGKGREPFRPGAALLGRSKVGGTSAPLLIHFNPRSPGREVEVQLEAGGVRAKVPAHQVPGHTAEQDTSPWQPSVGPHGSLGRGLGSRQWQVDNSSGARTCQPTKLDLLRLGTVVSVWDTVDAASSLSVSSKRPLFPQELPSSHTLQTRPLTGGSKVGRGKSRPPLAPGLAMDSGAKAAESREAGPLAPRESQGSPPSVEGWPWARREVLVTRSFSQAPGSMGLWPEEPQWGRPLLSQGQETTEACNAGKANGSGDHSFFSSRPGRTEKSGGPSVGEGSVFRQGQGEQNSGQVANVRGGGKPATDTLSSAPAPSPSATLPPRIPKHLPPSASSPTAHVHPGLLPVAPTAPTSYPSDSLPLRVSQVPAGDENLRAVPVPAPAPAPAPAPATAPAPAAVPAPATAPAPEPAPISAPAAAAAPAPALAPTPAPALASGSRPTSQEPSVALCKGNQERQISTSWGNLISMVLRSHPFPRQERPQGRASRAALESLRDPGTSTPSKNRESDSPPEGSVPSLEDRQGSSARMVTGAGTGSLAEPGRQPQQRSSEMIGAPAPSPPSGPGGDGSVEKGLDSLLPAAMPRTPSWSPEQTQPGPAPSPAARRHSQPVPQPRKRSMCEITKSSEPEISQVAPGQRQGEAPGERPSPAGGRGGLTEKQKEARKLMVFLQRPGSWGVVEGPWKPSSRDCKPALAAALQRRLDLGSCLDVLAFAQQHGEPGLAQDTFALMSDNLLHVLGDPNLYRQLSGSQRERILSLRTGRGQAVLGVLVLPSLYQLSCSGITRGPGVEQAPEARPAPLPPHTYLHVFNPQENTWRRLTQVPEEAPLRGCGLCTMHNYLFLAGGVRGSGAKAICSNEVFCYNPLTDIWSQVRPMQQARAQLKLVALDGLLYAIGGECLYSMECYDPRTDAWTSRAPLPAGTFPVAHEAVACRGDIYVTGGHLFYRLLRYSPVKDMWDECPYSASHRRSSDMVALGGFLYRFDLLRGVGAAVMRYNTVTGSWSRAASLPLPDPAPLRCTVLGNTIYCLNHQVTATFMVSEATAQFQAKELQPFPLGSKGVLCPFILTVPPADPLQTAL; translated from the coding sequence aTGGTCCAGGGTGCCTTGCAGCCTGACGGCCCTGGCTGGGGTTGGGATGCGGATGGGGACGATGACTGGAACGGTGCTGTGCTGACCCTGCTGGCGCTGGCTGTGGTGGCTGCCACGGCACTGGCTTTGCACTGGTTTGGCTCTGGGCATGACCAGGAGGCAGCAGGACCAGCGTCCATTGCCCCCGGGGCCCAGCCTTCTCAGGCGGGAGGAGCCAGGCCAGCCCTACCCCCAAAGACTAAGGTCAGTGATGGCGtcgagggacccagctcagggcaggGGAAGCCAGACCCTCCAGGACGCGGCCAGGGGAGTCCAGCGGCAGCAGGGGCCCAGGATCAGGAGCCCCCAGGAGGTGGAGGTCTGGCTGCCACAGCCGCACCTCCACTCAAGACACCTGGTGAAGCGGCCAGCGGAGGGGCCTTGGGACAGCAGCATGGTAATGCCACCCCAGAAGCCACCCGAGGTAAAGGAAGGGAGCCGTTCAGGCCAGGTGCTGCCCTCCTGGGTAGGAGCAAAGTAGGGGGGACATCTGCCCCCCTCCTGATACACTTCAACCCTCGGAGTCCTGGCAGAGAAGTGGAGGTACAGTTGGAGGCAGGAGGCGTCCGAGCCAAGGTGCCAGCTCACCAGGTCCCTGGCCACACAGCGGAACAGgacaccagcccctggcaaccaagtGTGGGGCCACATGGCTCACTGGGGAGAGGCCTAGGAAGCCGGCAGTGGCAGGTGGACAACAGCTCAGGAGCTAGAACTTGCCAGCCCACAAAGCTGGACCTCCTACGCCTGGGCACTGTGGTGAGTGTGTGGGACACCGTGGATGCAGCCAGCAGCCTCTCCGTAAGCTCTAAGAGGCCCCTTTTCCCCCAGGAGCTGCCGTCATCACACACCCTGCAGACCAGGCCCCTGACAGGTGGCTCAAAGGTGGGGCGTGGGAAGAGCAGGCCTCCACTGGCCCCAGGCCTAGCCATGGACTCAGGGGCCAAAGCTGCTGAGAGCAGGGAGGCTGGGCCTCTGGCCCCCAGGGAGTCTCAGGGGTCCCCACCCTCTGTGGAAGGCTGGCCTTGGGCGAGGAGGGAGGTCCTTGTCACCAGGAGCTTCAGCCAGGCCCCAGGCTCCATGGGCCTGTGGCCAGAGGAACCGCAGTGGGGACGCCCCCTCTTGTCCCAAGGGCAGGAAACCACAGAAGCCTGCAATGCAGGAAAGGCCAACGGCTCTGGAGACCACTCCTTCTTCAGCTCACGGCCGGGCAGGACAGAAAAGTCAGGGGGCCCCAGCGTGGGAGAAGGGAGTGTATTCCGGCAAGGCCAGGGAGAGCAGAACAGTGGGCAGGTGGCCAACGTTCGGGGTGGAGGGAAGCCAGCCACAGACACCCTCAGCAGTGCCCCAGCCCCGAGCCCCTCAGCCACGCTACCCCCACGCATCCCTAAGCACCTCCCACCCTCAGCTTCCTCGCCCACAGCACATGTGCACCCCGGTCTCTTACCTGTAGCCCCAACTGCTCCCACCTCCTATCCTTCAGACTCTTTGCCCCTCAGAGTTAGCCAGGTTCCTGCTGGGGATGAAAATCTCAGAGCAGTGccagtgccagccccagccccagcccctgccccagccccagccaccgccccagccccagctgctgTCCCAGCCCCAGCCACTGCCCcagccccggagccagccccaatCTCAGCCCCAGCTGCAGCCGCAGCCCCTGCGCCAGCCCtagccccaaccccagcccctgccctagCTAGTGGGTCAAGGCCTACATCTCAGGAGCCCAGTGTGGCTCTCTGCAAGGGCAATCAGGAGAGGCAGATCTCAACCAGCTGGGGAAACCTTATTTCTATGGTTCTTAGGAGTCATCCCTTCCCCAGGCAAGAGAGGCCCCAAGGGAGAGCCTCAAGGGCAGCTCTGGAGAGCCTTAGAGATCCTGGCACTTCCACACCCTCTAAGAACAGAGAGTCTGATTCTCCCCCTGAGGGTTCTGTCCCCAGCCTTGAGGACAGGCAAGGCTCCTCAGCCAGGATGGTCACAGGGGCAGGCACAGGGAGCCTGGCTGAGCCTGGACGTCAGCCACAGCAGAGAAGCTCCGAGATGATTGGGGCTCCTGCTCCCAGCCCTCCCTCAGGCCCAGGAGGAGATGGAAGTGTGGAGAAAGGTCTGGACTCCCTGCTGCCAGCCGCAATGCCCAGGACCCCCTCATGGTCCCCTGAGCAGACGCAGCCTGGCCCCGCACCCTCCCCTGCTGCAAGGCGGCACTCACAGCCTGTCCCCCAGCCACGGAAACGCAGCATGTGTGAAATAACCAAGAGCTCTGAGCCGGAGATCAGCCAGGTGGCCCCAGGGCAGCGCCAGGGAGAGGCACCAGGGGAGAGGCCCAGCCCTGCAGGCGGCAGAGGGGGTCTCacagagaagcagaaagaggCCCGCAAACTCATGGTGTTTCTGCAGAGGCCTGGGAGCTGGGGGGTGGTGGAGGGGCCCTGGAAGCCCAGCTCCCGTGACTGCAAGCCGGCTTTGGCAGCAGCTCTGCAGCGGCGGCTGGACCTGGGCAGCTGCCTGGATGTCCTGGCCTTTGCCCAGCAGCATGGGGAGCCTGGCCTGGCCCAGGACACCTTTGCCTTGATGAGTGACAATCTGCTGCATGTGCTGGGAGACCCAAACCTCTACCGGCAGCTGAGTGGGTCTCAACGGGAGCGCATCCTGAGCCTTCGTACTGGCCGGGGCCAGGCAGTGCTGGGGGTCCTTGTGCTGCCCAGCCTCTACCAGCTGAGCTGCTCGGGGATCACAAGGGGCCCTGGTGTGGAGCAGGCTCCTGAGGCCAGGCCTGCTCCCCTGCCTCCTCACACGTACCTGCACGTGTTCAACCCCCAAGAGAACACGTGGCGGCGCCTGACCCAGGTGCCTGAGGAGGCCCCGCTGAGGGGCTGTGGTCTCTGCACCATGCACAACTATCTGTTCCTGGCGGGGGGCGTCCGTGGCTCCGGCGCCAAAGCTATCTGCTCCAATGAGGTCTTCTGCTACAACCCTCTGACCGACATCTGGAGCCAGGTGCGGCCCATGCAGCAGGCCCGTGCCCAGCTCAAACTGGTGGCCCTGGATGGGCTGCTCTATGCCATCGGGGGTGAGTGCCTATACAGCATGGAGTGCTATGACCCACGCACAGACGCCTGGACCTCACGTGCGCCCCTCCCTGCAGGCACCTTCCCTGTGGCACACGAGGCTGTGGCCTGCCGTGGGGACATCTATGTCACTGGGGGCCACCTCTTCTACCGCTTGCTCAGGTACAGCCCTGTGAAGGACATGTGGGATGAGTGCCCCTACAGTGCCAGCCACCGGCGTTCCAGCGACATGGTGGCGCTGGGGGGCTTCCTGTACCGCTTTGACCTGCTGCGGGGCGTGGGTGCTGCGGTGATGCGCTACAACACTGTGACAGGCTCCTGGAGCCGAGCcgcctccctgcccctgcccgACCCCGCCCCCCTCCGCTGCACGGTTCTGGGCAACACCATTTACTGCCTCAACCATCAGGTCACAGCGACCTTCATGGTCTCCGAGGCGACTGCCCAGTTCCAGGCCAAGGAGCTGCAGCCTTTTCCCCTGGGGAGTAAGGGGGTCCTCTGTCCATTCATCCTGACTGTGCCCCCTGCGGACCCACTGCAGACTGCCCTCTGA